In the Clostridium sporogenes genome, one interval contains:
- a CDS encoding ABC transporter ATP-binding protein, whose product MIELQDVSFTYNNGNEKNCLQHINLKIKSGETILICGKSGCGKTTLTRLINGLIPHYYNGNLSGTILMDGVELATQPMYETAKKVGSVFQNPRTQFYNVDTTSEIVFGCENMGLPVHDILERLHNVQIDLKLDHLLDKNLFALSGGEKQKIACASVYASYPETIILDEPSSNLDIASIRDLKNVVSLWKKQGKTIIVAEHRLYYIVPLADRIIYMQKGVIEREFTREEFQQLSTEELMQMGLRSLDPFALKLEAQKHLIPPMKITIRDFRFKYKKQTKPVLNIPLLQLPENEIIGVIGNNGAGKSTFARCLCGLDKLATGTLDINGQSYSTKQRPKLSYMVMQDVNHQLFTESVMDEILLSMEGDNEEKDIESAKELLLSLDLIDKGKLHPMSLSGGEKQRVAIGSLIACNKQILVFDEPTSGLDHEHMLEVANNLKNLQRMGKSLFIITHDPEFIYKSCTYLLLIENGRALWCNPMNEKTVTLLNQFFLSESTNKAY is encoded by the coding sequence ATGATTGAATTACAAGATGTGTCTTTTACATATAACAATGGTAATGAAAAGAATTGTCTTCAACATATTAACCTTAAAATTAAAAGTGGGGAAACTATTCTTATTTGTGGGAAGTCAGGATGTGGGAAAACGACTCTAACACGCTTAATTAATGGACTAATTCCACACTATTATAATGGAAATTTGTCAGGAACAATATTGATGGATGGAGTTGAATTAGCTACTCAGCCAATGTATGAAACTGCCAAAAAAGTAGGATCAGTTTTCCAAAATCCCAGAACACAGTTTTATAATGTGGATACTACAAGTGAAATTGTGTTTGGTTGTGAAAATATGGGACTACCAGTTCATGATATTTTAGAACGACTTCATAATGTTCAAATAGATTTAAAATTAGATCATTTGCTAGATAAAAACTTGTTTGCTTTGTCTGGTGGAGAAAAGCAAAAAATAGCTTGTGCATCTGTGTATGCTTCCTATCCAGAAACAATTATTCTTGATGAACCATCATCAAATTTGGATATTGCTTCTATTAGAGATTTAAAAAATGTAGTATCATTATGGAAAAAGCAAGGGAAAACAATTATAGTAGCAGAACACAGATTGTATTATATCGTACCCCTAGCTGACAGAATTATCTATATGCAGAAGGGTGTAATTGAAAGAGAGTTTACTCGTGAAGAATTTCAACAACTTTCTACTGAAGAATTAATGCAAATGGGTTTGCGTTCTCTTGATCCATTTGCTTTAAAATTGGAAGCACAGAAACATTTAATACCACCTATGAAGATTACAATTAGAGATTTTAGGTTTAAATATAAGAAGCAAACAAAACCTGTCTTGAATATTCCGTTATTGCAACTACCAGAGAATGAGATAATTGGTGTAATAGGTAACAACGGAGCAGGTAAATCAACTTTTGCCAGATGTTTATGTGGATTGGATAAATTAGCAACTGGAACTTTGGACATAAATGGACAAAGTTATAGTACCAAGCAGCGCCCAAAACTATCTTATATGGTAATGCAGGATGTAAATCATCAGCTTTTTACTGAAAGTGTTATGGATGAAATATTACTTAGTATGGAGGGTGACAATGAGGAAAAAGATATAGAGAGTGCAAAAGAACTTTTATTAAGTTTGGACCTAATTGATAAGGGGAAGTTACATCCTATGTCACTTTCTGGTGGAGAAAAGCAACGTGTTGCTATTGGAAGTTTAATTGCTTGTAATAAGCAGATTTTAGTTTTTGACGAGCCTACAAGTGGACTTGATCATGAACATATGTTGGAAGTGGCAAATAATCTAAAAAATCTACAACGAATGGGCAAAAGTCTCTTTATTATTACTCATGACCCGGAGTTTATATATAAAAGCTGTACTTACCTTTTGCTTATTGAAAATGGCAGAGCTCTTTGGTGTAATCCTATGAATGAAAAAACTGTCACTTTACTCAATCAGTTCTTTTTAAGTGAGAGTACAAATAAAGCATATTAA
- a CDS encoding PTS sugar transporter subunit IIC — protein sequence MKKFFDWMEVHFVPIAAKIGSQRHLVAIRDGFASITPIIMAGAFAVLFNNLGWEPYQNFMNWILPANWKDFGGGVWNGTFAIMSLLVVFTISYHLAKSYEKDGLSAGIVSLAALLILYKPTKDGTLPMDFLGGQGLFVALIVALIATEIFVKLAGNPKLIIKMPEGVPPAVAKSFAALLPSIIVLAITALVKQIFAAIGISDIHKALFVVLQAPLQGVMGSLGGLIVLVLVQQFLWFFGLHGSNILAPIINAVLLPLTEANVRAFKNGVSPEHIINSQFLDSYVNMGGSGATIALLIAIFIIGKKNKSQKTIANLSIGPGMFNINEPVIFGLPIILNPIYFIPFILAPLASGLIAYILTFIGFAPKVVVMAHWTTPPILGAIISTNSIRGGITALICMVVSIVIYMPFVHMATKKDQKNIVDVEKTHSV from the coding sequence ATGAAAAAGTTTTTTGACTGGATGGAAGTACATTTTGTACCAATAGCCGCTAAAATAGGATCTCAAAGGCATTTAGTTGCTATTCGTGATGGATTTGCTTCAATTACTCCAATTATTATGGCAGGGGCTTTTGCAGTATTATTTAATAATTTAGGATGGGAACCATATCAGAATTTTATGAATTGGATATTACCTGCTAATTGGAAAGACTTTGGTGGTGGAGTCTGGAATGGTACTTTCGCTATAATGTCATTATTAGTAGTATTCACCATATCATATCATTTAGCTAAATCTTATGAAAAAGATGGATTATCAGCAGGTATTGTATCTTTAGCAGCTTTATTAATTTTATACAAACCAACCAAAGATGGAACATTACCAATGGACTTCTTAGGCGGTCAGGGATTATTTGTTGCATTAATAGTTGCATTAATAGCTACAGAAATTTTTGTTAAATTAGCAGGAAATCCAAAATTAATTATTAAAATGCCAGAAGGAGTTCCACCAGCAGTAGCAAAATCATTTGCAGCATTATTACCATCAATTATAGTTTTAGCTATCACAGCATTAGTTAAACAAATTTTTGCAGCAATAGGAATATCAGATATACACAAAGCACTATTTGTAGTATTACAAGCACCATTACAAGGTGTAATGGGAAGTTTAGGTGGTTTAATAGTGTTAGTTTTAGTGCAACAATTTTTATGGTTCTTTGGTTTACATGGTTCAAATATACTTGCACCAATTATAAATGCAGTATTGTTACCATTAACAGAAGCTAATGTAAGAGCATTTAAAAATGGAGTGAGTCCTGAGCATATAATAAATAGTCAGTTTTTAGATTCTTATGTAAATATGGGAGGATCAGGAGCTACTATAGCTTTGTTAATTGCAATATTTATTATTGGTAAAAAGAATAAATCACAAAAGACTATTGCAAATCTTAGTATAGGACCAGGTATGTTTAATATAAATGAACCTGTTATATTTGGATTACCGATAATTTTAAATCCAATATATTTTATACCATTTATACTAGCACCATTAGCTTCTGGGTTAATTGCATATATATTAACTTTTATTGGATTTGCACCTAAAGTTGTAGTAATGGCTCACTGGACAACACCACCAATATTAGGAGCTATTATATCTACAAATTCAATAAGGGGTGGAATTACAGCTCTTATTTGTATGGTGGTTAGTATAGTAATATATATGCCATTTGTTCATATGGCAACAAAGAAAGATCAAAAAAATATAGTAGATGTAGAAAAAACACATTCTGTTTAA
- a CDS encoding PTS lactose/cellobiose transporter subunit IIA gives MEEMILNIITHSGEARTCAMEAIQYAKKGDFDKAKESIEKSKEELGYAHSYQTNLIQEEAAGNKAEISLLLIHAQDHLMTAMTLKDLAIELVEVYTRL, from the coding sequence ATGGAGGAAATGATATTAAATATTATAACTCATAGTGGAGAAGCTAGAACTTGTGCAATGGAAGCAATACAATATGCTAAAAAGGGAGATTTTGATAAGGCTAAAGAATCTATAGAAAAATCTAAAGAAGAATTAGGTTATGCACACAGTTATCAGACTAATTTAATACAAGAAGAAGCGGCTGGTAATAAGGCTGAAATATCACTATTATTAATTCATGCACAAGATCATTTAATGACCGCTATGACATTAAAAGATCTTGCTATTGAATTAGTTGAAGTTTATACAAGATTATAA
- a CDS encoding 6-phospho-beta-glucosidase codes for MEKGVKIVTIGGGSSYTPELVEGFIKRYNELLVRELWLVDIEEGKEKLQIVGNLAKRMVKKSGVPMEIHLTLDRKKALKNADFVTTQIRVGLLDARIKDEKIPLSQGIIGQETNGPGGMFKALRTIPVILDIDKDMSELCPNAWMINFTNPVGMVTEALIRYGKNKKVIGLCNVPIGMEKAAAKVLEVDHKRLRMDFVGLNHMVFGKEAYVDGIKITDKLISLLTDGNIGQIVKNISDFTWDKDFIKALGMMPCPYHRYYFQTKDMLKEELEQFSKGETRAEVVKKVEEELFELYKNENLSIKPPELEKRGGAYYSDAACRLICSIYNDKKDIQPVNIKNNGAIIGIPNESAIEISCMITRDGPKSIAVGELPVAINGLIQQIKTFERLVVDAAVFGDYHKAILALTVNPLVQSDKLAKILVDELMIAHKDYLPQFKEFIEENLK; via the coding sequence ATGGAGAAAGGTGTAAAGATAGTAACTATTGGGGGAGGGTCAAGTTATACTCCAGAATTAGTTGAAGGTTTTATAAAGAGGTATAATGAGTTACTAGTTAGAGAATTGTGGTTAGTAGATATAGAGGAAGGAAAAGAAAAATTACAGATTGTAGGAAACTTGGCTAAAAGAATGGTTAAAAAATCAGGAGTACCAATGGAAATCCATTTAACATTAGATAGAAAAAAAGCACTAAAAAATGCTGACTTTGTAACAACACAAATAAGGGTAGGACTTTTAGATGCAAGAATAAAGGATGAAAAGATTCCTTTAAGTCAGGGGATTATAGGTCAAGAAACCAACGGACCAGGAGGAATGTTTAAGGCATTAAGGACAATTCCTGTAATTTTAGATATAGATAAGGATATGAGTGAATTATGTCCTAATGCTTGGATGATAAATTTTACTAATCCAGTAGGTATGGTTACAGAAGCACTGATAAGATATGGGAAAAATAAAAAAGTTATAGGATTATGTAATGTACCAATAGGTATGGAAAAAGCAGCTGCAAAGGTTTTAGAAGTTGATCATAAAAGATTAAGAATGGATTTTGTAGGATTAAATCATATGGTATTTGGAAAAGAGGCATATGTAGATGGAATAAAAATTACAGATAAATTAATTTCTTTATTGACAGATGGAAACATAGGACAGATAGTTAAGAATATATCAGATTTTACATGGGATAAAGATTTTATAAAAGCTTTAGGAATGATGCCATGTCCATACCATAGGTATTATTTTCAAACAAAAGATATGTTAAAAGAGGAACTAGAACAATTTTCTAAAGGTGAAACTAGAGCAGAAGTTGTTAAGAAAGTAGAAGAAGAATTATTTGAACTTTATAAAAATGAAAATCTATCTATTAAACCTCCTGAATTAGAAAAAAGGGGAGGAGCTTATTATAGTGATGCAGCTTGTAGGCTTATATGTTCAATATACAATGATAAGAAAGATATTCAACCAGTTAATATAAAAAATAATGGAGCTATAATAGGTATCCCAAATGAGTCTGCTATAGAAATTTCATGTATGATAACAAGAGATGGACCTAAGTCAATAGCAGTAGGGGAGTTACCAGTAGCAATAAATGGATTAATACAACAGATAAAAACTTTTGAAAGATTAGTAGTAGATGCAGCAGTTTTTGGTGATTATCATAAAGCAATATTAGCATTAACTGTAAATCCTTTAGTTCAATCAGACAAACTTGCTAAAATATTAGTAGATGAACTTATGATAGCACATAAGGATTATTTACCACAGTTTAAAGAATTTATTGAAGAAAATTTAAAATAG
- a CDS encoding sigma 54-interacting transcriptional regulator has translation MSKINEIYEALVQIESQNGEGISAASLSEYMHLNRANVSRYLNQLAKDKKVEKIQGRPVLYRSLKHKNTENKSNKRNSLDKMIGSELSLNVSIQQAKAAIFYPPNGLHTLILGETGVGKSMFAELMYHFAKESGMIKKGAPFIRFNCADYADNPQLVVGQIFGVKKGAYTGAESEKDGLLKKADGGILFLDEIHRLSPQGQEILFTYIDKGYFRKLGDTENLIKVQAQIIAATTEDPHSYLLKTFTRRVPMIINIPPLRDRTMNERYYLIQKFITMESKRLEKNIYMDKNALISFLLYDCPNNIGQLKSDIQLSCAKAFLDYKSKNSKYIFIKQGDLPKNVKRGFMKIKQYREKVNSLLNEKRDVLVFYYDSNIEDNILNQLEECNKNSYFYDLIEKKFTTLKNQGIDEKDINDILNIDIESHFEKYMSDLSQNFRKEEIRKVVGNDIVNVVDKILNTAQKKLNKEFDEKIYFGLALHLQQSIERIRQGHSIYHPKLNFIRLQYGNEFMVAIEIAKIIDNRFNIETPLDEIGYLTMFLASNQYENIGIRKKKVGILVIMHGKSTASSMVQVSNELLGEDCAKALDMPLSMKVEDMYEIVKLKIKELDAGKGVILLVDMGSLNNFGNMIAEEIGIKVRTVDMVSTPIVIEACRKSLLGEDLDYIYNSCRELGQFGTQVKSKFISKYKNSGETKGLKKFLIITACFTGHGGAERIKDIILSSIKENSKLDIIPLNILDKKEFVTNVKSLSRDYKIIAIVGTINIFIKSIPFISATEILSGDGIKKLKELIDKEKYFYKIKDSIQDHINLKDSDRLVELITDTIEIIEKDLNMKLPSDVKIGMILHISFMIDKIRNGGLENNFENLREYTDKYKKGFKVVNKSFMNIEQAYDITIGDNEKAYILKMFINNDVSV, from the coding sequence ATGAGTAAAATTAATGAGATTTACGAGGCTTTAGTTCAAATAGAATCACAAAATGGGGAAGGTATTTCTGCGGCTAGTTTGAGTGAATATATGCATTTAAATAGAGCTAATGTAAGTAGGTATCTTAATCAATTGGCTAAAGATAAAAAAGTAGAAAAAATACAAGGTAGACCTGTATTATATCGTTCTTTAAAACATAAAAATACTGAAAATAAATCTAATAAAAGAAATAGTTTAGATAAAATGATAGGTTCAGAATTGAGTCTTAATGTGTCAATACAGCAAGCAAAAGCTGCAATATTTTATCCTCCTAATGGTCTTCATACTCTTATATTAGGAGAAACTGGAGTAGGTAAATCTATGTTTGCAGAACTTATGTATCATTTTGCTAAAGAGTCTGGAATGATTAAAAAGGGTGCACCATTTATAAGATTTAATTGTGCAGATTATGCTGATAATCCTCAATTAGTAGTAGGACAAATATTCGGAGTCAAAAAAGGGGCTTATACAGGAGCTGAAAGCGAAAAAGATGGATTATTGAAGAAAGCTGATGGTGGAATTTTATTTTTGGATGAAATTCATAGATTATCTCCTCAAGGACAAGAAATACTTTTTACATATATAGATAAAGGATATTTTAGAAAATTGGGAGATACAGAAAATTTGATAAAAGTTCAGGCACAGATTATTGCTGCAACTACAGAGGATCCACATTCCTATCTTTTGAAAACATTTACTAGAAGAGTGCCTATGATAATAAATATTCCGCCTTTAAGAGATCGCACGATGAATGAACGCTATTATTTAATTCAAAAATTTATAACTATGGAGTCTAAAAGGCTAGAAAAAAATATTTATATGGATAAGAATGCCTTAATATCTTTTTTGTTATATGATTGCCCAAATAATATAGGACAGTTGAAAAGTGATATACAATTATCATGTGCAAAGGCTTTTTTAGATTATAAAAGTAAAAATTCAAAGTATATATTTATTAAACAAGGAGATTTACCTAAGAATGTAAAAAGAGGGTTTATGAAGATTAAACAATATAGAGAAAAGGTAAATAGTCTATTAAATGAAAAACGAGATGTATTAGTATTTTATTATGATAGTAATATTGAAGATAATATTTTAAATCAATTAGAAGAATGTAATAAAAATAGTTACTTTTATGATTTAATTGAAAAAAAATTTACTACATTAAAAAATCAAGGAATAGATGAAAAAGATATAAATGATATATTGAACATAGATATAGAATCTCATTTTGAAAAATATATGAGTGACTTGTCACAAAATTTTAGAAAAGAAGAAATAAGAAAGGTAGTAGGTAATGACATAGTAAATGTTGTGGATAAAATTTTAAACACAGCACAAAAAAAGTTAAATAAAGAATTTGACGAAAAAATTTATTTTGGTTTGGCACTGCATCTACAACAAAGTATTGAAAGAATTAGGCAAGGTCATAGTATTTATCATCCTAAATTAAATTTTATAAGATTACAATATGGAAATGAATTTATGGTAGCCATAGAAATAGCGAAAATAATAGATAATAGGTTTAATATAGAAACTCCATTAGATGAGATAGGGTACTTGACTATGTTTTTAGCTTCGAATCAATATGAAAATATTGGAATTAGGAAAAAAAAAGTAGGAATACTTGTAATAATGCATGGAAAATCTACGGCTAGTAGTATGGTCCAAGTATCAAATGAGTTATTAGGAGAAGATTGCGCAAAGGCTTTGGATATGCCCTTAAGTATGAAAGTAGAAGATATGTACGAAATTGTAAAACTTAAGATTAAAGAATTAGATGCTGGAAAAGGAGTTATTCTTTTAGTGGATATGGGTTCCCTTAATAATTTCGGGAACATGATTGCAGAAGAAATAGGAATAAAAGTAAGAACTGTAGATATGGTAAGTACTCCAATAGTGATAGAGGCCTGTAGAAAATCATTATTGGGAGAAGACCTAGATTATATATACAATTCTTGCAGGGAATTAGGTCAGTTTGGAACTCAGGTAAAATCTAAATTTATATCAAAGTATAAAAATTCAGGTGAAACTAAAGGTCTAAAAAAGTTTTTAATAATAACAGCATGTTTTACAGGACACGGTGGTGCAGAAAGAATAAAGGATATAATATTAAGTTCAATAAAAGAAAATTCAAAATTAGACATAATACCTCTTAATATATTAGACAAAAAAGAGTTTGTAACTAATGTAAAAAGTCTTAGTAGAGACTATAAAATTATTGCAATAGTTGGTACAATAAATATTTTTATAAAAAGTATACCTTTTATATCAGCAACAGAAATTTTAAGTGGAGATGGAATAAAGAAATTGAAAGAATTAATTGATAAAGAAAAGTATTTTTATAAAATAAAGGATTCTATACAAGATCATATAAATTTAAAGGATTCAGATAGGTTAGTTGAACTTATAACAGATACTATTGAGATAATAGAAAAAGATTTAAATATGAAACTTCCTAGTGATGTAAAGATAGGTATGATACTTCATATTAGTTTTATGATAGATAAGATAAGAAATGGTGGCTTAGAAAATAACTTTGAAAATTTGAGAGAGTATACAGATAAATATAAAAAGGGGTTCAAAGTAGTAAATAAAAGTTTTATGAATATAGAGCAAGCTTATGATATAACTATAGGAGATAATGAAAAAGCTTATATATTAAAAATGTTTATTAATAATGATGTAAGTGTGTAA
- a CDS encoding PTS sugar transporter subunit IIB: protein MKNILLVCCAGMSTSLLVTKMNSAATKNGIDVKINAVAESELKKNIDDVDVILLGPQVRYLLNQVREQVKSKGINVDVINSMDYGTMNGEKVLNFALDLIDK from the coding sequence ATGAAAAATATTTTATTAGTTTGTTGTGCAGGAATGTCTACAAGTTTATTAGTAACAAAAATGAATTCAGCAGCTACTAAAAATGGAATAGATGTTAAGATAAATGCTGTTGCAGAATCAGAATTAAAAAAGAATATTGACGATGTAGATGTAATTTTACTTGGACCTCAAGTAAGATATTTATTAAATCAAGTAAGAGAACAAGTAAAATCAAAGGGAATAAATGTAGATGTTATAAATAGTATGGATTATGGAACTATGAATGGTGAAAAAGTTTTAAATTTTGCATTGGATTTAATTGATAAGTAA